CTCATGTTTCCCCAAAAGGCGGGCCAGCTTGATAATATGCAGCCAGAACACGCCACCGGCGTGAGCCCCATGGACGGCAGCATGGAACCCTCCGGCAGCCCAAGCAGCACGCCGGTTCCCAGCGGAGCAAACAGCTCCGGTGGTTCGGGCGATGTGGAGTCGCGCGAGCTGCCCTAGACCCGGCGCAGGCCGCTGATAATTCCAGATCCCCGCAACTGGCAGCTACGCCTCCCCTCCAGCGCATTCCCCTTTGAAATAAAAAGCTTACCGGTGAAAAAGTTCGCCGGTAAGCTTTTTGCGTTTAGATCGCAGAAAGACCCGCCCTAGACGCGAGTCCATGCGCACAATTTGCGCATGGCAAGAAATTTTGCAGCCGCATCGCGCTGCGCTCTAAACCGCACCTGATTGATCTGCAACGCATTTTTTACAACCAGCGCCACAATATCCGCATCAAGCTGCCTGTTCTCCGCCATGGCCGACATACAGGCAACCACGCGGGTCAGTTCCATGCCGCCCCGGTACGGGCGGCTCTCTGTCAAGGCGGTAAACACATCAGCCACAGCCATAACGCGCATTGGCAAGGTGAGCTTTGCTGCTCCCAGACCATACGGATACCCTTTTCCATCAAGCCTTTCGTGATGCATCCCGGCCCAATCGCACACGCAGTGAAAACCGGGGATTGAATCAAGAAGCTGTATCCCAATCTCGGCATGCTGCTTTATTTCATGCCGTTCTTGATCAGAAAGCGACCCAGGTTTCTCAAGAATATCCACAGGAACCGCCAACTTGCCTATGTCGTGCAAGAGCCCTGCAATGTAGATCGTCAGGTAATCTTCGCTTGATGCCAGACCAGTCAGCTTGAGTATTTCCTGCGCAGTGTGGGCAACGCCGTGTGAATGCGTTGCAGTGAACGGACTTTTTGAGTCAATAATCTGAGAAAACAGATCGCACAAAATCAAGAGATTTTTGGTTGAAAGAATGTCTTTGCAAAATTCATTGCTCAAATACGCATTCATCGCCCTGGATGATTGATATGCAGCAATAATGGTTTTGTTTTCTGCCAGTTTTGCAAAGGCATCACGCCAAATGGATGAGAAATTGTCCGCTTTCTCAAGCATCGCCGCTGCCAGATGGTGAAATTCCACCTCTGGATGGGCGAGCATTTCAGCATCAACCGCATCAGCAAAATAAATGCAGTTTGCCGCTATGGCGTTATCTTCCTGCGGGTTCAGTTCGTTCCACGGAGTCTTTCTGAGCAGAACCATGTTGCAGACATCTTCAGGAAGCTTGGCTGTTCTGCAAAATACCCAGCCAGCCACGCAGTAGTCTTCTTTTTCAAAAACAAAATTGGCCAGGCCATCCTTCAGCGGGATTGTCCCTATCTCATGCAGCATGCTGGCAATAAGCAGGTATTTTCTTTCCTGATGATCCAGGCCGCAATGCCCTGCTAACACCTGCGCCAGATAGGCCACACGCAGGTTGTGTTCTGTCAGCTTTTTGCAAACAAGCCCAAGCGCCCGCGAAAAACCAGAAAGCAAACTGTAAAGGCGAACTGACTCCATTGGCACCACTCAAGCTAGAGGAGAGAATTTCAGCAAGGTATTTCCGACGCTAACAATCGCGCCGCTTGCTTTTTTTGCAAAACGGGCAGGCAAAGCGGCATCTTTGAGGAGAGAACAAAACCAGCCTGAAGAAGACAAAAAGCTGGATTGATAAGCGAAGCAGTTTTCTGCTTTCAGATGGCGGAGGTGCACCATACGGCGGCGCACCTCCGCAGCAGGCAATGTTCAGCACTCTGGCAAATTGATCCCAATAATCCTTGCAGACCTAGCCGTTGCGCATCTCAGAAATAAGACTTGCAAGCTTGCCCGCCTGCACGGCCAGATCGCTTACGGCCTTGGCAGCTTCGGCCATTCCCTCGGCTGTCTGGCGCGACATTTCATTAACTTCAATGATTGTCTGGTTGATTTCTTCGCTGGCGGCAGACTGTTGCTCGCTGGCAGTGGCAATGGCGTTGGCCTGATCGGCTGTAACATCTGCGGTGACAACAATTTCGCTCAGGGCCTGCCCGGAGAGGCTGGCGCTCTCTGTAGCAGTATTGACCTGCTCGACGGCGTTATCCATTGAAACAAGGCTTTTCGTGGTACTTTCCTGAATGGAGCGGATAACCCGCCCAACATCTGTTGTTGAAGCCATGGTTTTTTCTGCAAGCTTGCGCACTTCGTCCGCCACCACGGCAAATCCGCGCCCTGCCTCGCCTGCCCGCGCCGCTTCTATGGCAGCATTGAGGGCCAGCAGATTGGTCTGATCGGCGATATCGGAAATGACCGTCATGATCTGTGAAATATCCTGCGCATGCCCATTCAGTTGCGCCATGTCATCTTTCAACTCCATCGAGAGGCGGTGCACAAGCTGGATACTCTCCAGCGAGTTGCCCACAATCGTGGCCCCGTGCTCGGCCTTCGCCTTGGTTTCTGCCGATGCGGATGAAGCAGCGCCAGCATTTTTTGCAACTTCCTGCACGGTGGCATTCATCTCGTTCATGGCTGTGGCTGCTTCACCCAGCCGCTGGGCAGTTTGCACTGCGCCCCTGTCGGCCTGTTCTATCTGGGCAGAAAGTTGCGTTGAAGCAGAGCTGACCGCATGGGCTACTTCTTCCAGTTGCGCTGCCGCCACAAGCATTGCGCTGGATTTTGACTGGGCAATCTTGCCGGATTCTTCTGCATTGCGCATGGCCTCTGTGGCCTTTGCAGCCTGATTCTGGGCGTTCAGCGATTCATTGTGCGCCTTCTCCATATGGGCTTTGAGCGATTCAACCATTGAAACAATTGAATCATAGACGCCAATTCTGGCACTGCCGTCAGCGATTTCATAATCACCATCAACAACGCGGCGGGCCAGCGAATTCAACTGCCCAGGATCTTTGCCCAACTGCCGCATAACACTGCGCGTCAGCAGGTAGGTAATTATTATGCTGATGACGACTGCAATCAGGCTGAGCACCAAACCTGTATTTTTTGCCATTATGCCAAGCGCTATGGCATCAAGCATATTTTCCTTGCTGCTCCGGGTCGTCAGGTTGACAAGCTCCGCGTAGACAGGGGCAAGCTTACGAAACTGGGGGCCATATTCTGCGGAAAACAGGGCAGTTGCCTCATCAAATTTTCCTTCAGCAACAAGCTTTGTCGAATTTCTCCTTACAATTCCCATGTCTGCGGAAATATCGTCAATCTGCCGGATCAGTTTTTTTGCCTGCGCAGCAATGTCGCCATCAAACAACGCTGTATATTCAATATATCTTTTTTGATCTTCGGCGATTTTTTGTAAGGATTCTTTGATTGCTGAGTCATACCGCGCAGCGGCTGAGGCTTCGCGTGCAAGGAGCATTGTTGTTAGATTTGCTCTCACTGTCCAAAAGTTTAGATGCATATCACCAACAGCTATAACAGCAGGAATATATGCCTTATCAACATCATCGATACTTCCATTTAATTTTGAAGTACTGATTATTGATGATGTTGAAATCGCCAGAATCACAACAATCATGCCAGCAAATGACAAGATAAGTTTTGTGGACAACCGCATATTTTGATCCCCGCATCGCGTGCACGTTATTTTTACTGCCCAAAGGGGCATGACCTCACGTCAAAATCTCCAGTCTGCCTTTTTTATTGATGATAATGCTGCATATACATGGACAATAAGATGTATTTCAGCGATATCGACCCGAGCACTATATAAATATATGTACAGGCTCAGCTCACGTCACACCTCTTCATAATGCGCCATTGAATAACTTTTCCTACTTTAATGCGCTATGTCATCAATACTGATAAGTAAAATAGTATTTTTGCATGCCGCATGCATACCGCAAATATATGAGTTTAACATTGATTCAACCATTTTCCTGACATATACTGTCATGTAAAAAGGCTTATGCACTATGGAATATTGTGCGAAAAATTTCCTAATGCAAAAAAATCTGGATAAAACATTCTACGTTTCAATTTGATGCTTACTTATTGATGGCCACACTCTCAACTGCAAAGACAAGCGCTTGATGCACCAGGTACAACCATGGAAATAAGACATCTTAAGACATTAATGATGGTTGCATCTGCAAGGAGCATTTCAAAAGCATCACACTTATTACACCTGTCTCAGCCATCTGTGACAAGAATAGTGCAAGAAATAGAGACTATTGTAGGATCCCCACTGTTTTCCAGAACAAAAGATGGCATGATTCTCACAAATGATGGAAAAAAATTCTACAAACTCGCCACAAAAATCACCTCGTCGCTTCATAAAACTATATCTGATCTAAAAAATTCACATAAAAAATGCGTTATAAACATTGGATTTTGTCCAAGTATTATGATTTTTGACCTCATTGAACAATTGCGCTACGCAAATTTTAGCATGGATTACATCAGATTTCATGAATTCAATACAAAAAGACAGCTTATAGCGCTAAAGAACAATCAGATTGATATTTCAATCACACGGGGTGCGGACACAGCCCACAGTGAAGGCCTTGAGCAAATAACGCTGCATAAGGCGGAGCTTTTCGCGGTCATTCCGGCTGCGCATCGGCTTTCTGGAAAAAAGACGCTCAATCTGGACGAGATGAAAGACGACCAGTTTGTAACACTGTCTGAAAAGTTCTTTCCATTTTACAACAGCACCATGACTGCCATATGCAAAAATGCCGGGTTCATTCCGCGCATCGGTTTTAGTGCCAATGGATACGTCGCCGCACTGGCAACCATTGCAGCAGGATCCTGTGTGGGGATTTTTCCACGCGGAATTGTCAATTCAATCATACCTGGCTATGTATATATCCCCATACGAGCCAGAGATAATTTCATTGATATAACCTGCTATTTGCGGAAGGGCGAAAACAGAAAAGAAGTCATCGACATTATATCAATAATTCGCAATCAATTCTGCAACTTTGGACTGTCAGATATATAACAAAATTATTATTTTCATATCTCTGAATCATCCACGCCAGATGGGCAAAATGTTGAATGCCGCCAGAATACGGCTTTTCCACCATCCACTCCCCATTAGCGGCAGCCTCACAAAAAAATGCTGCCCAGGATCAATCATGACCATCCGGCCAGCTACCACCGCTGACATCGGCGACCTTATTAACGAGAATGAATGCACGTGGATTGCGAGGCGGAAGGCGTGAGTATGGGCTTTGCCGTTGCGGATGCGGAAGACGGCAGCGTTTTTGCGCTTTTTGTGCGCCCGGAGTGGGAGAATAAAGGCGTGGGCAAGCAGTTGCTGGAGAAGCTGGAGGCCTTTTTGCCTGCCCGGCATGAAATGATGTGGCTCGAAACAGATGGAAGTAGCCGCGCCGCTGGATTTTATGCTCACCTGGGGTGGACACGCGCGGCAGAACTGGAAAACGGCGATGCCCGTTTTGAAAAAAGGCGTTAACTATCGGCTGAATATTATATTTTTTTATCAGCCCGCTCCAGCAGCTTCTCGCCCATGCGGCGCAAAACCGGGTTCGGCTCGACTTCAAAATCTTTCCAGTCGGCATCGGCGTAAGCCAGCAAGGCGCCCACAACGTCCAGCGCTTCTTCCGCGCTGTCAACCCATCCGCTGACAGCCCCGTGCAGCATCAGCCCCGGCCCTTCCAGCGGGCCGCGAATACCCAGCACAGGGACTCCAGCCCCGGCGGCCAGCCCCACCTCCACCCCGGCATCCTGCCCGGAAGCACCGTAATAGATGACCATATCCGCCGTCAGGCAGGCACTGTGGCAAAAGGCGTACACCTCGCCGCCGTCACGATCGGTATCCATCCAGATGCGGCGTTCGGCGGGGGTCAACCCTGGCGGGGGCACGGCTTTGTCTGTCCAGTCCAGCATGCAACAGCCCATATTCCGCAGTTCGCGCCCCAAAAGGCGCACGCCGTGCTTGTGTTTGAAAGACCCGGCCACATAGATGGTCAATACAGACATATACCCGAATTCCTTTTACAAATACTGGCAAACACACCCTGAAGGGCAATCAGCTACGGCTAAAACTCTATGCCCGGCGCAGCCTTGACTCCTGTACGCCAGGGGTGCTTGATTTCAGTCATGGAGGTCACAAGGTCTGCAGCATCCACCAGCCACTCAGGCGCACTGCGGCCAGACAGCACCAGATGGCAATCCCTGGCGCGAGCCAGCGCCATGAGCTCTTCCAGCTCCTGCTGTTCAAGAATCCCGGCGCTCAGGGCATACAGGGCTTCATCCAGAACCAGCATGTCGGCCTGCTCAAGCTGCTCATGCGCCCAGCCGAGCACCCTCAGAGCGGCCTCACGGTGCGCGGGGCGCTCTGCATCGGTACGCAAAAAACCCAGCCCTCCGGCAAAAAAGCGCTCTCCCAGCAGTTTGGCAAGCATGGCCTGCTCGCCCGCCTGCCCATCGCGCTTCATAAACTGCCCAAAGGCCACAACCATATTCTGCCCCAGGGCACGCACGGTCTGCCCCACGCAGGCGCTGGTTTTTCCTTTGCCGTCACCTGTATACACAAGAATCATTATTTCCAGACTCCCGGGATCTGCACGCCGCACTTGGGGCACTTGCCTTCTGCGCCCCGCACCCGCGTGTCGTATCCGTTCCGTTCAATAACCAGCGCATTGCATTCTGGACAAAACGTATTGCTGCCCAGAGGGCTGCGCGTGTTCCCTATATAAACGTAATTCAGGCCAGCCTCGCGCCCGATGCGCCAACAGGCTTCAAGTGTTGCCAGCGGCGTGTCCGGATGGTCGATCATCAGGTGCGCGCCGTGAAACCCCGTCACATGCCATGGAGTATCCGGCCCCAGCTCGTCGCGAATAAAAGCCGCCAGCGCTTCCATCTCCGCCTGCCCGTCGTTGAGACCGGGGATGACAAGGGTTGTGACCTCAAGCCACCAGCCAAGCTTCTTGATGGCTTTCAGATTCTCCAGCACAGGCTGAAGGTGCCCGCCGCAATATTTGCGGTAAAAGGCCTCGCTGAACGACTTCAGATCCACATTGGCGGCGCAGATGCACCGGCTGAGGGCCGTCAGGCAATCCTTGGACATATAGCCGTTGGTCACAAGCACGCTGCGTATACCCTTTTTGGCCGCCATACCCGCTGTCTCGTACAGCAGCTCAAAAAAGACCGTAGGCTCGTTGTAGGTAAAGGCCAGGGTCTGGGCGTGGTTGGCCAGAGCGTGAGCCAGCAGGTCTTCTGGCGCAGCGCGCTTGCCGGGCACAAGGCCGTTTTCCGGCACATGGGCTATGTTGTTGTTCTGGCAGAAATGGCAGGAAAAGTTGCACCCGGCGCTGCCGACAGAAAAAATCTTGCTGCCGGGTAAAAAATGGTAAAGAGGCTTTTTTTCGATGGGATCCATGGCAGCAGCGGTAACAACCCTGCTGACCAGAGAAACCATTTCCCCCCGCATGTTGACGCGCACCCCGCAAATGCCCTTGGCCCCTTTGCGCAGGCGGCAACGGTGAGCGCACAGGCGGCACACAACAGTGCCGTCAGGCTGAGAATCCCAAAGCGCGGCAAGCATGCTCAACGCCTCTCCCTTCCATCACGGCCCCTGTCGGCGCCGCGCTGGTCATACTGTGAATCGCCCTGACTGCCGGGGCGCGGGTTATACCTGTCGTCTCCCCGCTGGTCATGGCTGTTGTCGCGGGGCCTGCCGGGGCCGCTGTAGCCACCATCGCGCGAATCATGCTGATCGCGGCGCGGGCCGTCGTAACGGCCATCGTGCGGCCTGTCATCATACCGTCGGTTATCATACTGTCGGTCGTCATAGCGCCGATCGTCATAACGCCTGTCATCATGCCGCCTGTCGTCATGGCGAGGCCTGTTATGGTCTGGCTGCGGCGCGGGCTGCCAGATAACCGAAGGCATGTTCTGCTGCCCCGGCCACACAGGACCGCCGGGTTTGGGCATGGGCCCATACGGATTGGGCCCCCAGTGGTTGCCATCGGGGTAAATCTGCGGGGCCACAAAAAAAGTGCCGTAATTCTGCTGTTCCGGGGGAGCGGGCGGCACGACAGAGGTAATGATGTCGCCAGTCTGCGGATCCCGATACTGGGTCGCGATGCCCCTGTCGTTAAAATTTTCACCCTGGAGCTGCCCCGTGCCTGAAACAACGCTGCCGCCCTGTCCCTGCCAGCTTGGCGCGGGCGCAGGATAAGGCGCATAGCCAGGCCCATAACCTGGCGCATACTCGGGGGCAAAGCCGGGGGCAGGCGCTGGCGGCGGCACGGCCGCAGGATTTGGCACAGGAGCCGCAGAGGGTGCGGGAGCGGGGGCAGGAGCCTCCGCTGGCCCCGGCAGGGAACCAAAAGAGGAATAGGGAGCCATGCCCCCTGCACCGGGCCAGGGGGTCGGCTGCCCGGGGGCGGCAGACTGCAAAGCGGGTGACTGCCCAGCCGCTTGTTGGCCTGGCTGTTGGCCCACCGGTTGCCCAGGCTGCTGCCCCGGCTGCGGGTCAGGATGTTGCGGCGCATCTGGTTTCTCTACAGATGGCTGGCCTGGCGCAGCAGGCGGCTCAGGCTGGACCGCCTGCACAGGGCCAAGCTTTACACCCGAGACAGGCGCGCGGTATTCCGCAGCGCCATCCGCAGCAAGGGACGCGCCGGAACAAACGAACGTCAGTACGGCGCAGAAAATATACAATCCGGCATATCTACGCATGGCACGCTCCTTACCCCTCCGGCTTTATTCTAGCAGTGGCGGGCGGGCCGGTCTATGAAAAAACACGCGGGCAGGGCCTCAAAAAGTCGCTTGGGGTTTGAAAGAACCTGTGGTATGTAGCGCAGATTCAAAGGAGGCAACGGATGTCCAGCGACCGCGCAAAAGCCTACACTCAGGCAGGCGTTGATATTGAGGCGGGAAACGCTCTTGTTTCACGCATCAAAGGCATGGTTCAGAGCACGCAGACCAGAGGCGTCATTTCCGATATTGGCGGCTTCGGCGGCCTGTTCCGGCCTGACCTCAACGGCATGACCGAACCTGTGCTTGTTTCTTCCACCGATGGTGTGGGAACCAAGCTCAAACTGGCTTTTGCCTGCAACAAGCACGATACTGTGGGCATCGACCTTGTGGCCATGAGTGTCAACGACATTCTGGTTCAGGGTGCCAACCCCCTGTTTTTTCTTGACTACTTTGCCACCGGCAAGCTTGACGTAGAAACCGCCCAGACCGTCATTG
This window of the Desulfovibrio desulfuricans genome carries:
- a CDS encoding HD domain-containing phosphohydrolase produces the protein MLSGFSRALGLVCKKLTEHNLRVAYLAQVLAGHCGLDHQERKYLLIASMLHEIGTIPLKDGLANFVFEKEDYCVAGWVFCRTAKLPEDVCNMVLLRKTPWNELNPQEDNAIAANCIYFADAVDAEMLAHPEVEFHHLAAAMLEKADNFSSIWRDAFAKLAENKTIIAAYQSSRAMNAYLSNEFCKDILSTKNLLILCDLFSQIIDSKSPFTATHSHGVAHTAQEILKLTGLASSEDYLTIYIAGLLHDIGKLAVPVDILEKPGSLSDQERHEIKQHAEIGIQLLDSIPGFHCVCDWAGMHHERLDGKGYPYGLGAAKLTLPMRVMAVADVFTALTESRPYRGGMELTRVVACMSAMAENRQLDADIVALVVKNALQINQVRFRAQRDAAAKFLAMRKLCAWTRV
- a CDS encoding methyl-accepting chemotaxis protein → MRLSTKLILSFAGMIVVILAISTSSIISTSKLNGSIDDVDKAYIPAVIAVGDMHLNFWTVRANLTTMLLAREASAAARYDSAIKESLQKIAEDQKRYIEYTALFDGDIAAQAKKLIRQIDDISADMGIVRRNSTKLVAEGKFDEATALFSAEYGPQFRKLAPVYAELVNLTTRSSKENMLDAIALGIMAKNTGLVLSLIAVVISIIITYLLTRSVMRQLGKDPGQLNSLARRVVDGDYEIADGSARIGVYDSIVSMVESLKAHMEKAHNESLNAQNQAAKATEAMRNAEESGKIAQSKSSAMLVAAAQLEEVAHAVSSASTQLSAQIEQADRGAVQTAQRLGEAATAMNEMNATVQEVAKNAGAASSASAETKAKAEHGATIVGNSLESIQLVHRLSMELKDDMAQLNGHAQDISQIMTVISDIADQTNLLALNAAIEAARAGEAGRGFAVVADEVRKLAEKTMASTTDVGRVIRSIQESTTKSLVSMDNAVEQVNTATESASLSGQALSEIVVTADVTADQANAIATASEQQSAASEEINQTIIEVNEMSRQTAEGMAEAAKAVSDLAVQAGKLASLISEMRNG
- a CDS encoding LysR family transcriptional regulator is translated as MEIRHLKTLMMVASARSISKASHLLHLSQPSVTRIVQEIETIVGSPLFSRTKDGMILTNDGKKFYKLATKITSSLHKTISDLKNSHKKCVINIGFCPSIMIFDLIEQLRYANFSMDYIRFHEFNTKRQLIALKNNQIDISITRGADTAHSEGLEQITLHKAELFAVIPAAHRLSGKKTLNLDEMKDDQFVTLSEKFFPFYNSTMTAICKNAGFIPRIGFSANGYVAALATIAAGSCVGIFPRGIVNSIIPGYVYIPIRARDNFIDITCYLRKGENRKEVIDIISIIRNQFCNFGLSDI
- a CDS encoding GNAT family N-acetyltransferase → MHVDCEAEGVSMGFAVADAEDGSVFALFVRPEWENKGVGKQLLEKLEAFLPARHEMMWLETDGSSRAAGFYAHLGWTRAAELENGDARFEKRR
- a CDS encoding translation initiation factor 2, translated to MSVLTIYVAGSFKHKHGVRLLGRELRNMGCCMLDWTDKAVPPPGLTPAERRIWMDTDRDGGEVYAFCHSACLTADMVIYYGASGQDAGVEVGLAAGAGVPVLGIRGPLEGPGLMLHGAVSGWVDSAEEALDVVGALLAYADADWKDFEVEPNPVLRRMGEKLLERADKKI
- a CDS encoding cob(I)yrinic acid a,c-diamide adenosyltransferase gives rise to the protein MILVYTGDGKGKTSACVGQTVRALGQNMVVAFGQFMKRDGQAGEQAMLAKLLGERFFAGGLGFLRTDAERPAHREAALRVLGWAHEQLEQADMLVLDEALYALSAGILEQQELEELMALARARDCHLVLSGRSAPEWLVDAADLVTSMTEIKHPWRTGVKAAPGIEF
- the amrS gene encoding AmmeMemoRadiSam system radical SAM enzyme encodes the protein MLAALWDSQPDGTVVCRLCAHRCRLRKGAKGICGVRVNMRGEMVSLVSRVVTAAAMDPIEKKPLYHFLPGSKIFSVGSAGCNFSCHFCQNNNIAHVPENGLVPGKRAAPEDLLAHALANHAQTLAFTYNEPTVFFELLYETAGMAAKKGIRSVLVTNGYMSKDCLTALSRCICAANVDLKSFSEAFYRKYCGGHLQPVLENLKAIKKLGWWLEVTTLVIPGLNDGQAEMEALAAFIRDELGPDTPWHVTGFHGAHLMIDHPDTPLATLEACWRIGREAGLNYVYIGNTRSPLGSNTFCPECNALVIERNGYDTRVRGAEGKCPKCGVQIPGVWK